AGAATGTTTTTACAAAGGATCTCGACAAAAAAGTTGGTGGCATGATCCAGGTTTCAGGAATGCGATTCCGCTATGACCGTGACAAGCCGCTGGGCGAGCGTGTTGAGGACATCCACATGGAGCCACGCCAATGGAGCCCTGAGCGAAAGTACCGCGTCGCCACGAATTCGATGCTTGCCGCTGGCGGCCATCACCAGCAGACGTTTACCCGAGGGCGAGAGTTGCAGGAGCACGGCAGTCAATATGAAATGATCAAAACCTACTTTCAAAAGCAGACCAACGTATCCGCGCCGCACGATGTCCGTATTCGGAAAGTGGATAAAACGGATTCGCCGGATTCGTTGCTGCAGTCGCAACCGAGCCGCTAAGCTGGCATGCAGGAGTAATTGGGTGAAATCCCCATAGCAGCTTCGGCCAACGCTGCAAAGCATCTTTCATAACCCGAATGCGTCAGTTTTGAAGTTGCTGTTTTTCGTTCTTCGGGCCAAAGGCCCAGCAATTTGCCTAGCCTAGCCCAACGGGCTAGGTTTTCGATGCAAAGAAACCTAAGGGCCAAAGGCCCGGCCATTTGCTAGCCGCCCTCATTATGTCCCGGTAAACGGCCGGACCGTTGGCCCTACAATTCATTGGTTTTCTTGGTCCCAGCCCGTTGGGCTGGGCTAGGTAAACGTCCGGGGCTTTGCCCCTAAATACAAAAGCGCAACTTCAAAACTGACGCGTCGGGTGTGATGACACGGCAAAACACGACTCCGAAATGCTTCATGGCGTTGGCGAAAACGGCTCGTCTACCGAAAGACACCTGTCGACCTGCTGAGCTAAGGGAAAACGACAGTCACCCCGCAACGATCGCTTCGCTGGATGAGCACAAGCTTGGCAGATGTGAAGAAGCCAGGCATCCGTCATGCATAATTTTGCATGTTGCGAAGAGCCCGTGTGTTGGAAGCGGAAGCGTGTCTCTAGCAGACGAAATGGCACATCGTTTGCAACTTGTTCGATCTGTGGTTCCTTTGTCCGGGCCGCCGTTATCGGATTTAGAATCCGATTGAAAATCGTAGTCGATGCACGGATAACGCCGGATAACTAACGTTTCTAAATCGGGAAGCAGCGATGAGCTTCATACGTCTACTAATTGCATTCATCTTGCCCCCTGCCGCGGTGTACGTGCAATTTGGCATCGGCAAGTATTTTTGGATCAACTGTCTATTGACGCTTTGTGGGATCGTTCCAGGCATCCTGCACGCCGTCTACATCATGGCTGCACGACCGCCGGGTTTGACGAGATTGGAACGCAGTCCGGGGTGATCGTTATTGTTTCACGTCCCCCTCAAAAAAAACGCTACGGGTGACCAGAGTATCGGTTGTTTCTGGTTTGCCCTTGGAGCTTGGTCTTTCAAATTTTGAAATGGAGAATTGAGATGCGCTTGCGACTTTTTCCTGTGTTGGGGCTGTCAGTACTGCTGTTGACGGGATGCAATCAAGACGTTGACGATGCCACGAATCAAGACGTGACACCTGAGCTGGAAGCCTCGTCGCTTGATACTCGTGATATCACCGATGCCGACTCGAACACGACCATCAAAGCGATGTGCGAATTGGTGCCGATTGGTGACAGTAAAGTGAAGGGAGCGGTTAGCTTTACCCAGCAAGGGGATGTGGTCCAGGTTCGTGGCGAGGTCACTGGATTGACTCCCGGCAAACATGGTTTTCACATCCATGAACATGGCGATCTGTCGGACAAAGAAACGGGCAAATCCGCGGGCGGACATTTCAACCCAACCGATCAACCGCACGGAAAGATGACCGATCAGAAACGCCACGTGGGTGATCTTGGCAATATCGAAGCGAACGAGGAAGGCATTGCGCTTATCGAAATCGACGACTCGGTGATTTCGTTAAGCGGCGAGCATTCGATCGTCGGGCGGGCGCTCGTGATCCATGCCGGTGAAGACAAGTTCACGCAGCCAAGTGGCGATGCAGGAGATCGAGTCGCGTTCGGCAAGATCGAAAAGCAATCGGAATAACCGAGGTGCCCGCTCACTAAATGCACAGCGACAAGAGACCGAACGTCACTAGCGATCAACCACGGGCGGACTCGGCGGATTAAGCCGCTTCGCCTTCGTTGATCTCGCCGTCTTCGCTGACATCTTCGAAGCGGATCGAGACCTGCTTGCTGACGCCCGACTCTTGCATCGTGACGCCGTACAAGGTGGTCGCTGCGGTCATCGTCTTTTTACTGTGCGTGACCACGACAAACTTCGAGTGGTCCAAGAACTCATTCAGCACCGTTACGAAACGACCAATGTTCGCTTCGTCAAACGGTGCGTCGACTTCGTCCAGCACACAAAACGGACTGGGGCGATACTGGAAGATCGACATCAGCAGCGCAACCGCCGTCAACGCCTTTTCACCACCGGAAAGCAGTGAGTTGCTGAAGCTTGGCTTACCAGGCGGGGTGGCGACAATCTCGACACCCGCTTCGAGTGGATCTTCGTTTTCTTCGAGGATCAAATCGGCGTGGCCCCCGCCGAACGATTTGCGATAAAGCTTTTGAAAGTTCTGGCGAATGGCTTCGAGCGTATCCAGGAACAATCGTCGGCTGTCGGCGTTGATCCGGCCAATGATTCGTTGCAGCGAGTCTTTGGCGGCAGTCAAATCTTGGTATTGGCCGTGCAGTTCATCGTAGCGTGATTGCAGCCCCTCGAGTTCTTCGAGTGCTTCCATGTTGACGCTACTGGTGCGCTGCAACTGGGCGCGTAGTTCGGTGATTTCGTCTTCGACCGCCTTGCGATCTTCGGGGGCTTCGAGATCCTCTGGAGGTTCGGAGTTGCGAAGGTCGATCTCGTAGTCTTCGAGCAATCGGTCGGCCAACGTATCGCGGCGGACTTTTGCGTTATCGCGTTTAGCCGTAATCGAATGGACCGCTTCACTGGCCACACTGGTTTGCTTGATCGCGTCTTCGCTGGCTTTGACGATTTGGCGATTCTCGGCACGAACCTTTGCCGCCGCTTCGGCGAGCGACGCAAGCTCGTGCGTGCTGGCATCCGATTCCCAGCTGAGCGTCGCTAGCCGACTGGTGGCCTCGAGCACTCGCAGCGTCAGTTCGTCGAGCCGCACTCGTCCTTGTTCGGCTTGGCTACGGACTTCGGCCACGGCGGCTTCGCGTTGGCTTTGGTCGCGACGCTGTTGCTGCATCGTGGTCGAGAGCGCCTCGTACTTTTGTTCCGCACGAGCGATGTCAACCGAGATCGCCATCACTTCGCTGGTGGCCGATTGCAATTCGGTTTGGGCGCCCGAGAGCATCTCGTCAATCTCGGCGGCTTCCATTTCGAGTGTTTCGATCTCTTGTTGGCCGCTGGCGATGCGACTGCCCATGGCAGCGTATTCACGCTCGGCGGTCGTACGAGTTTGGTCGGCCGCGGCGACTTCGGCATCGAGTTCATCGTACGCCGTTTTGAGCGACTGATACCGCTCTTGCGCATGACGCAGATCGGCGACCGCCGCTGCTCGCTCGGTGATTTGGCTGCGGTGTTTCTGCTCGATGCGTCCGAGTTCGGCGGCTTGGTCGTCCACCAACGAAGCCAATCGCTCGGATTCCGCCTCGGTTTCTTTTAATTGGAATTGGTAGTGTTTGATTTCTTGCTCGGCGGCCGTGATTTGGCTACGACGGCTCACCAGGCCCGTCGAGATGTTGGCCGGTCCGACGACAACGGTGCCGTCGGTTTCCAGCAATTCGCCGGTTGCGGTGACGAATCGCAGTCCCGCACCGCTGAGTTTCCGTAACCCCAATGCCGTGGCCAGCGAATCGACCAACCAAGTGCTGCTAAGTAGATGTCGCGCAAGCGGTTCGAACATCGCATCGCACTTGATCATTCGGTCACCACGCCCGATGACCCCTTTGAGTCCATCCAACCGGATCCGGTCGCCGGGGCGTCGACGTGGCAATTCATCGAGTCGAATCAGTCCGACGCGGCTGTTGATTTTAAATTTGCCCGACAAGATCGCGTCTTGCAAATTACCACCGCTGACGATCACGTATTGAGCTCGCGTACCGAGTGCGGCATCAATCAGCGGAGCCACGTGGGTGTCCACTTCAAAACACTCGGCGACAATGCCGTGCATCGTCTTGGCGATCGGGTCGTCCGAACCGCTCATTTCTTGCAGGATCGCTTGGACGCCTCCGGAAACACCTTCCTGACGGCGATGCAGGTCCAACAGCACGCTCAACCGCTCGGTGACCCCTTGCAATCGTACTTTCAGTGCCGATGTTTCTTCGCGTCGCCGTGCCAACGTGCGTCGACTCTCTTGCAGCTTAGCGTCGGCCAGCCCGACTTCTTTGGCCGCATCTTCGATTTGCTTGTCGAGCGATGCAACGCGGTTCTTCGCCAGTTCAGATTCTTTTTCGGCTTCACTCAGCGACGCTTTGGCGGTGGCGATCCGTTTGCCCAAATTGGCCAACAACCGAGTGACTTCGGCAATCTGTTGTTCGCTGCGTTGTCGTGATGCTTCGAGATCGGCAGCACGACGAACGAGCGCGAGATGTTTCTGTTGGACTTCGTCGCGTTTTTTGCGAACCTCGTCGACTTCGACTTGAATCTTGTCTCGTCGCGATTCGGCTTCGCTGCCTCGTTGTTGCACCGCCGCCAATTCGGATTCGTACTGAGCAAGACGCTCGTTGGCGTTTCGCAGTTCCGCCGCGGCCGAGCCGGCTTGGTTTTGCAGCAACCGAACACGAACCAGTGATTTAGCAATGCTCGATCGCAAGTCCTTGATCGCAGCGTTGTCAGCCGAGCGTCGTCCATTGAGTTCAGCGATCCGCTGCAAGGCCGACGAGCGTTTCTCTTCGATCGCACGCGCTTGCTCGGCGATCGTTTGCAATTTCATGTCGGCAGCCTGTCGCTGCTCGGTCATCGATTCGCGAAGCGTCTGCAATTCTTGATGACGAGCGACGGCGTCGGTCAGGTCTTGTTCGAACTTTTCGAGCTCGTTCGATAGATCGGCCCAATCGGTCCACGCGACTTGCGTCCTCAGTTCCTTCAGTCGGTCCGAGGCTTGTCGATAACGTTCGGCCTTGCTGGCTTGGCTACGCAGCGATTTTAGCCGCGACGCGACTTCGTCAACGATGTCGCCAAGTCGGGTCAGGTTTTGTTGGACACGAACGAGTCGCCGTTCCGCCTCGATTTTTTTGGCTTTGAAGCGGCTGATCCCGGCAGCTTCTTCGAAAATCGCCCGGCGATCTTTGGCGTTCGCCTGCAGCATGCGGTCGACCTTGCCCTGTTCGATCAAACTATAGGCGTCGATCCCGATGCCGGTGCCGCGGATCAGGGCTTTGACGTCTTTCAGTCGGACGGCTTGGTTGTTGATCAGGTATTCCGCTTCGCCACTGCGATAGACGCGGCGGGTGACGTGGACTTCCGGGGCGTCCACGGGCAGCGAGCCGTCGGCATTGTCAAAAACGATGGTCGCTTCGGCCGATGCCGCCGGACCGCGGGTTTGTGATCCCTTGAAGATCACGTCGGACATGTCCTTGCCCCGCAGGCTCTTGGCGCTCTGCGATCCC
Above is a window of Novipirellula caenicola DNA encoding:
- a CDS encoding YqaE/Pmp3 family membrane protein, which gives rise to MSFIRLLIAFILPPAAVYVQFGIGKYFWINCLLTLCGIVPGILHAVYIMAARPPGLTRLERSPG
- a CDS encoding superoxide dismutase family protein, with product MRLRLFPVLGLSVLLLTGCNQDVDDATNQDVTPELEASSLDTRDITDADSNTTIKAMCELVPIGDSKVKGAVSFTQQGDVVQVRGEVTGLTPGKHGFHIHEHGDLSDKETGKSAGGHFNPTDQPHGKMTDQKRHVGDLGNIEANEEGIALIEIDDSVISLSGEHSIVGRALVIHAGEDKFTQPSGDAGDRVAFGKIEKQSE
- the smc gene encoding chromosome segregation protein SMC, yielding MLKALELAGFKSFADRTRFDFPDGITVVVGPNGSGKSNIVDAIKWVLGSQSAKSLRGKDMSDVIFKGSQTRGPAASAEATIVFDNADGSLPVDAPEVHVTRRVYRSGEAEYLINNQAVRLKDVKALIRGTGIGIDAYSLIEQGKVDRMLQANAKDRRAIFEEAAGISRFKAKKIEAERRLVRVQQNLTRLGDIVDEVASRLKSLRSQASKAERYRQASDRLKELRTQVAWTDWADLSNELEKFEQDLTDAVARHQELQTLRESMTEQRQAADMKLQTIAEQARAIEEKRSSALQRIAELNGRRSADNAAIKDLRSSIAKSLVRVRLLQNQAGSAAAELRNANERLAQYESELAAVQQRGSEAESRRDKIQVEVDEVRKKRDEVQQKHLALVRRAADLEASRQRSEQQIAEVTRLLANLGKRIATAKASLSEAEKESELAKNRVASLDKQIEDAAKEVGLADAKLQESRRTLARRREETSALKVRLQGVTERLSVLLDLHRRQEGVSGGVQAILQEMSGSDDPIAKTMHGIVAECFEVDTHVAPLIDAALGTRAQYVIVSGGNLQDAILSGKFKINSRVGLIRLDELPRRRPGDRIRLDGLKGVIGRGDRMIKCDAMFEPLARHLLSSTWLVDSLATALGLRKLSGAGLRFVTATGELLETDGTVVVGPANISTGLVSRRSQITAAEQEIKHYQFQLKETEAESERLASLVDDQAAELGRIEQKHRSQITERAAAVADLRHAQERYQSLKTAYDELDAEVAAADQTRTTAEREYAAMGSRIASGQQEIETLEMEAAEIDEMLSGAQTELQSATSEVMAISVDIARAEQKYEALSTTMQQQRRDQSQREAAVAEVRSQAEQGRVRLDELTLRVLEATSRLATLSWESDASTHELASLAEAAAKVRAENRQIVKASEDAIKQTSVASEAVHSITAKRDNAKVRRDTLADRLLEDYEIDLRNSEPPEDLEAPEDRKAVEDEITELRAQLQRTSSVNMEALEELEGLQSRYDELHGQYQDLTAAKDSLQRIIGRINADSRRLFLDTLEAIRQNFQKLYRKSFGGGHADLILEENEDPLEAGVEIVATPPGKPSFSNSLLSGGEKALTAVALLMSIFQYRPSPFCVLDEVDAPFDEANIGRFVTVLNEFLDHSKFVVVTHSKKTMTAATTLYGVTMQESGVSKQVSIRFEDVSEDGEINEGEAA